A single genomic interval of uncultured Desulfobulbus sp. harbors:
- a CDS encoding Hsp20/alpha crystallin family protein, producing MFSRFNDIHQFLGAMDLFRNHMNTLFSDYDRTATPGYAWVGAEAYPRTNLSDTGDNLEIVAEVPGVAKEDLQVKIQGNYLQISGTRKGDAPEGFKTHRTERNVGNFSRSFTLPYDVDAAKVEAGLKDGLLKLVLPKAETAKPRQIAIH from the coding sequence ATGTTTTCCCGGTTCAACGACATTCATCAGTTCCTGGGGGCCATGGATCTTTTCCGTAACCACATGAACACCCTTTTCAGCGATTACGATCGAACCGCCACGCCGGGCTATGCCTGGGTCGGCGCCGAGGCCTATCCCAGAACCAACCTGAGTGACACCGGTGACAACCTGGAGATCGTGGCCGAGGTTCCCGGTGTGGCCAAGGAGGATCTGCAGGTGAAAATTCAGGGCAACTACCTGCAAATCAGCGGAACCCGCAAGGGCGATGCACCCGAAGGCTTCAAAACCCATCGTACCGAACGAAACGTCGGGAATTTTTCGCGCAGCTTCACTCTGCCCTACGATGTCGACGCAGCAAAGGTTGAGGCCGGACTGAAAGACGGTTTGCTCAAGCTGGTGCTTCCCAAGGCCGAAACAGCAAAACCACGTCAGATCGCCATTCATTAA